The genomic stretch CGGCGCGTCATGTCCGTGCGTCGCGCCGCGAACCTCAACGCGCAACGCACGCTTCGCGGCGATCGCGGCCGGCACGATGACGTCGGCCAGCCGCCCGGCAGAGACGCCTTCGACCGGGCCGATGACCACGTCCGTCGGCACCTCACGACCACCCGGCTCGCGAGCGGCGTCGAGCACCGTCCGAAGCGCACCGAACATCGGCAGCGTCGGGCTGCTCTGCCGAAGCTTCAGCTCCGCCATCGCCAACGCACCGGCTTGTTCGACGTCCGACGTCACGGCAACAGGGTAGCGATCCGGCCCTATTCGTGATGGCACAGCCTCGCGTCCAGCGCCGGCGGTACAGCGTTGGCGGGGCCGTCGTAGCGGATGGAGCGGTCGAGGTAGACCAGACGGTTCGACAGCCGCAAGGCCGCGAGGTGGTCGTGCGTGGAGATCACGACGGTGGCCGAAAGCTCCTCGCGAGCCATCTCGACCGCCTCAACCAGGCGAGCGACCGCAGGCGGGGCGAGGCCGAGGGTCGGCTCGTCGAGTAACAGCAACTTCGGCCGATGCGCGAGCGACTTGGCAATCGCGACGAGCTGCTGCTGGCCACCACTCAGACTCGCCACCGGCCGATCCGGCTCGACGTCGCCCAGCAGCACACGCTCCAACTTGCCGAGCCAGTCGACGTCGACGTCGCGCGGCCCCGCCGCCAGCTGGATCGCCTGCCGCGGCGTCACCGGCAGCGCGCCCGTCGACGCTGTCCGCTGCGGCAGGTACCCGACGTGCCCGAGGCGCCCGGCCGACTCGGCAGACTCGCCGTTGATGTCGATCGCCCCACCGCCGAACGGTGCGAGCCCGGCGAGGCACAGCAGCAGTGTCGTCTTCCCACCGCCGTTGGGCCCTGCGATGGCGACGGCTTCGCCGGCTTCGGCGACGAACGAGATGTCGCGCAGCACGTCGCGCCCGTCACGCCGGGCATGCAGCTTCGTCACCGACAGGGCAGTC from Planctomycetota bacterium encodes the following:
- a CDS encoding ATP-binding cassette domain-containing protein, giving the protein MTTATATALSVTKLHARRDGRDVLRDISFVAEAGEAVAIAGPNGGGKTTLLLCLAGLAPFGGGAIDINGESAESAGRLGHVGYLPQRTASTGALPVTPRQAIQLAAGPRDVDVDWLGKLERVLLGDVEPDRPVASLSGGQQQLVAIAKSLAHRPKLLLLDEPTLGLAPPAVARLVEAVEMAREELSATVVISTHDHLAALRLSNRLVYLDRSIRYDGPANAVPPALDARLCHHE